In a single window of the Silurus meridionalis isolate SWU-2019-XX chromosome 8, ASM1480568v1, whole genome shotgun sequence genome:
- the egr2a gene encoding E3 SUMO-protein ligase EGR2a, translated as MTANSVDKVAETLTDLIRSIAPDACPMDEIADIPSGFPHVNVGSEASAGGLGTDSFSKVKRFGDFIDPNSTKSPPVSYTGKISIGAQSAHGSWNPDSLINFVCTEVQNATPALASPFPTSSPGPTDLSVTPPCAKAHEKDMEHMYTSAPAYTCSADAYQDPSTYLSTSTCPLTYPSASYTSPKSTIDGALFSIIPEYGGFYQSPSQRDTPVFQDRKPFSCSLDSVRVPPPPLTPLSMIRNFTLSCPVDGLRPPTESNPQSVPLRPILRPRKYPTRPCKTPVHERPYPCPAEGCDRRFSRSDELTRHVRIHTGHKPFQCRICMRSFSRSDHLTTHIRTHTGEKPFSCDFCGRKFARSDERRRHAKIHQRQREKRASAPPAPTSAAQGGM; from the exons ATGACAGCTAACAGTGTGGATAAAGTCGCTGAAACGCTGACTGATCTGATCCGCTCCATTGCACCGGATGCGTGTCCTATGGATGAGATCGCAGACATACCGAGCGGCTTTCCGCATGTAAACGTAGGAAGCGAGGCATCAGCAG GTGGTCTTGGCACGGACAGTTTCTCCAAAGTAAAGCGCTTTGGTGACTTTATAGACCCGAACAGCACTAAGAGTCCTCCTGTCTCCTACACGGGTAAAATCTCCATCGGCGCTCAGAGCGCACACGGCAGCTGGAACCCGGACAGCTTGATCAACTTTGTCTGCACTGAAGTCCAAAACGCGACACCTGCTCTCGCATCCCCTTTCCCTACCTCCTCTCCAGGACCTACTGACCTTTCAGTCACGCCACCTTGTGCCAAAGCCCACGAGAAGGATATGGAGCACATGTACACATCGGCTCCAGCTTACACTTGTAGTGCGGATGCCTACCAGGACCCCTCCACTTACCTGTCCACCAGCACATGCCCGTTAACCTACCCGTCAGCTTCTTACACATCCCCAAAGTCCACTATAGACGGTGCGCTTTTTTCCATCATACCTGAATACGGAGGATTTTACCAGAGCCCCAGCCAGCGAGACACGCCCGTGTTCCAGGACCGAAAACCCTTTTCCTGCTCTCTGGACTCCGTTAGagttcctcctcctcccctcacTCCACTGAGCATGATACGAAATTTTACTCTCTCGTGTCCCGTGGATGGACTGAGGCCACCCACGGAGTCTAACCCTCAGAGTGTCCCGTTGCGACCCATACTGCGACCGAGGAAGTACCCGACCCGGCCGTGCAAGACCCCGGTCCATGAGCGGCCGTACCCGTGTCCAGCTGAGGGCTGCGACCGCCGGTTCTCGCGCTCCGACGAGCTCACGCGCCACGTGCGCATCCACACCGGCCACAAGCCGTTTCAGTGCCGCATCTGCATGCGCAGCTTCAGCCGCAGCGACCATCTGACCACGCACATCCGCACGCACACGGGCGAAAAACCATTCTCATGCGACTTCTGCGGCCGGAAGTTCGCCCGAAGCGACGAGCGAAGGAGGCACGCGAAAATCCaccagagacagagagagaaaagggcgAGCGCTCCTCCTGCCCCGACATCAGCAGCTCAGGGGGGCATGTGA
- the adob gene encoding 2-aminoethanethiol (cysteamine) dioxygenase b, whose amino-acid sequence MMPQDNMSSLIQRLARQALATFRNPVSEESKTFVENQSKLRNLLAEVRAVDLKIVPRCVESSCPPPTPSQLLGPPVTYMHICETDSFSMGVFLLKHGSCIPLHDHPNMYGMLKVLYGKVRVSCYDRLDFSADSASGRQYNPPLLPFQNSAMRPSVQRSLGEYTEESPPCVLSPHRDNLHQIEAVDGPTAFLDILAPPYDPDDGRDCHYYKVLQQVPEGADRKAGDQEQSELWLMEIPQPSEFWCGAEQYPGPKVTL is encoded by the coding sequence ATGATGCCTCAGGACAACATGAGCTCCTTGATTCAGAGACTTGCCCGACAGGCGCTGGCGACCTTCCGCAACCCGGTGAGTGAGGAAAGCAAGACGTTTGTGGAAAATCAGAGCAAACTGAGGAACCTGCTGGCGGAGGTCAGGGCGGTGGATCTTAAGATCGTCCCCCGGTGTGTGGAGAGCAGCTGTCCGCCACCAACACCATCGCAGCTCCTCGGTCCGCCTGTTACCTACATGCACATCTGCGAGACGGACTCGTTCAGCATGGGGGTGTTTCTGTTAAAGCACGGCTCCTGCATCCCGCTTCACGACCACCCGAACATGTACGGCATGCTCAAAGTGCTCTACGGCAAGGTCAGGGTTAGTTGTTATGACAGATTGGACTTCTCGGCCGACAGCGCCAGCGGGAGGCAGTACAACCCGCCGCTTCTCCCGTTCCAGAACAGCGCCATGCGGCCGTCCGTGCAGCGCTCCCTCGGCGAGTACACAGAGGAGAGTCCCCCGTGTGTATTATCCCCCCACAGGGACAATCTGCACCAGATCGAGGCCGTCGACGGACCCACCGCCTTCCTTGATATTTTGGCACCACCGTACGACCCAGACGACGGCAGAGACTGCCACTATTATAAAGTTTTGCAGCAGGTCCCCGAGGGTGCAGACAGAAAAGCGGGGGACCAGGAGCAGAGCGAGCTATGGCTCATGGAAATCCCTCAACCCAGTGAGTTCTGGTGTGGTGCTGAGCAATACCCTGGCCCAAAGGTCACTCTGTGA
- the znf365 gene encoding LOW QUALITY PROTEIN: protein ZNF365 (The sequence of the model RefSeq protein was modified relative to this genomic sequence to represent the inferred CDS: deleted 2 bases in 1 codon; substituted 1 base at 1 genomic stop codon) codes for MQQKLCTRNTTLFVENGQACGAGAPSPPPYRCPQCGEHERFHSLAALRAHLDYNHIYDPRHNLSLPASRGYLCSNSKRATAETQTTKDAHXHASHKFPFSSDPLPHKQTADTCPEQPASPEKSGTNRESSIGTKLLSAPVPSVGQRLEGMIRTASSSMERRLLRLSSELAHTDTALLCERAHSHHLAQARQEVLEREQALSRQVNAAVMVIATLRQQLSMSEHELEQREQEVVAIQKFLEAAAQHEMCGKVRLRRFIEGLLRRIALAERLLEYYQNTPHEHYCTAHTVAPIAETGPQRITKSRSKGEQLVNEEELSHGHHAGWGASRASGERRGHHVWVQGRRSESYEV; via the exons ATGCAGCAAAAGTTGTGCACACGCAACACAACCTTGTTCGTGGAAAACGGCCAGGCTTGTGGCGCAGGCGCTCCATCTCCACCCCCATACCGATGCCCCCAGTGTGGAGAGCACGAACGCTTTCATAGCCTGGCAGCATTACGGGCCCACCTTGACTACAACCACATATACGATCCAAGGCACAACCTCAGCCTCCCTGCCAGCAGGGGGTACTTATGCTCTAACAGCAAAAGAGCCACTGCTGAGACCCAGACAACAAAGGACGCA CACTGACACGCTTCGCACAAGTTCCCATTCAGCTCAGATCCCCTTCCACATAAGCAGACTGCAGACACATGCCCAGAACAGCCTGCTTCCCCGGAGAAGAGTGGCACTAACCGGGAGTCATCCATTGGCACAAAGCTCCTCTCTGCGCCTGTGCCCTCTGTGGGGCAGAGGCTGGAGGGCATGATTAGGACGGCGAGTAGCAGCATGGAGCGACGGCTGCTCCGGCTTAGCTCAGAACTGGCCCACACTGACACAGCACTTCTCTGTGAGCGCGCACACTCGCACCACCTGGCCCAGGCCCGGCAGGAAGTTCTGGAAAGGGAGCAAGCTCTCAGCAGACAGGTGAACGCCGCCGTTATGGTTATCGCCACGCTGCGCCAGCAACTCAGCATGTCCGAGCATGAGCTGGAACAGAGGGAACA GGAAGTGGTTGCTATTCAGAAATTTCTGGAAGCAGCAGCGCAGCATGAGATGTGCGGGAAAGTCCGTTTGCGGCGGTTCATCGAGGGCCTCCTGCGACGCATTGCTCTGGCTGAAAGGCTGCTGGAGTATTACCAGAACACTCCCCATGAGCACTACTGCACAGCCCACACA GTGGCTCCTATAGCTGAGACAGGCCCCCAAAGAATAACCAAAAGCAG GTCTAAAGGAGAGCAACTGGTCAATGAGGAGGAACTGTCACATGGGCATCACGCTGGCTGGGGAGCATCCCGGGCCTCTGGGGAGAGACGGGGCCATCATGTCTGGGTCCAGGGCAGGAGGTCAGAGAGTTATGAAGTTTAG
- the rtkn2 gene encoding rhotekin-2 translates to MESPRELRVFKCDDGTRLTSSSLAMEMKRKKIKDGALSVQNEDCKLQEKMDFEMKMRAGAYKLLVASTKREQILDAAKSLLTCNTRIKGYMTETQRRKEQDVAEGFRRTSDSQNGKPCKGKVAVTGLRIPLFWKDFEHFNTKGNSPRVAVFCLMKIGTEIFDTEMVIVDRTVTDICFEGVTIFSGVKPDFELALELYSCAVEEEGTLVNTPKKLARKLRSSFGKGSGKKLCPLPDGGDPDAFLQSNPVPPGAKYSLLAYTTLGLGQTGSSFQSHSLVVLQNVQSSSWLPLYGNLCCQLVAQPDCMTQDVMSGYLSQQQSIEGLQHCCRLYCVLKAGLLSCYFTPEEIQAKIEPSVIIPINKNTRLRVVEASQKGGARLSIINPGTGDPASHIFIAETPDLLQDWFSALLQHIHDQSQWQHTCDKLMEIEVLSPRKPLLFLTKQADSVYNDLSIGSPGKFESLTDIIHNKIEETDGRFLIGQEEEREPPHWTALFDGSRSMVVQKTVLSPGKDNPQLIPSPSLSNAKKRRAPLPPPDKLPFVHPTAHPSCPPPYQEKENSNKGIRSRTGRPSMDAKFSAIIQQLQKSHAPSRKNPPLAQVEPAQNLYIPVKMDTELSLSEHGEKASTQVPQPPLAAPRSKLRKSFREKIKPKAW, encoded by the exons ATGGAGTCACCGCGGGAGCTTCGAGTGTTCAAGTGCGACGACGGGACGCGGCTGACGAGTTCATCCCTCGCCAtggagatgaagagaaagaagatAAAAGATGGGGCATTGTCTGTCCAAAACGAG GACTGTAAGCTCCAGGAGAAGATGGACTTTGAGATGAAAATGAGAGCAGGTGCATATAAGCTTCTGGTGGCCAGCACTAAGAGAGAACAGATCCTCGATGCAGCCAAGAGCCTGTTAACCTGCAACACACGAATCAAAGGCTACATGACTGAGACACAGAGGAGGAAGGAGCAGGATGTGGCTGAAGGTTTTAGGAG GACTTCAGATTCACAGAATGGAAAACCTTGTAAAGGCAAAGTAGCAGTAACTG GTCTGCGCATTCCACTATTTTGGAAGGATTTTGAACACTTTAACACCAAAGGGA ACTCTCCGCGTGTTGCAGTCTTCTGTCTAATGAAGATTGGCACAGAGATATTTGACACAGAAATGGTGATTGTAGACCGAACAGTGACTGATATCTGCTTTGAAGGTGTAACCATTTT TTCTGGGGTTAAGCCGGACTTTGAACTTGCTCTCGAGCTTTATAGCTGTGCAGTGGAAGAGGAGGGAACTTTGGTCAACACACCAAAAAAACTGGCCCGGAAGCTGCGGTCCTCTTTCGGGAAAGGATCTGGAAAGAAACTCTGCCCCCTTCCGGATGGAGGAGATCCTGATGCTTTTCTTCAGTCCAACCCAGTACCACC tggCGCTAAATACTCACTTTTGGCGTACACAACACTGGGACTGGGGCAGACCGGCAGCTCATTCCAGTCTCACTCCCTCGTAGTTTTACAGAATG TGCAATCATCATCATGGCTGCCGCTCTATGGAAACTTGTGCTGTCAGCTGGTGGCACAGCCTGACTGCATGACACAGGATGTGATGAGTGGATATCTCAGCCAGCAG CAAAGCATCGAGGGTTTACAGCATTGCTGCAGGCTGTACTGTGTGCTAAAAGCTGGCCTGCTCTCTTGTTACTTCACTCCTGAGGAGATTCAAGCTAAGATAGAGCCCAGTGTAATAATCCCCATAAATAAG aacaCCCGTCTTCGTGTAGTGGAGGCCAGCCAGAAAGGTGGGGCTAGGCTAAGCATCATTAATCCAGGGACAGGAGATCCTGCTAGCCATATATTCATAGCTGAGACACCTGACCTACTGCAGGACTGGTTCAGTGCTCTGCTGCAACACATCCATGATCAGA GTCAATGGCAGCATACCTGCGATAAGCTGATGGAAATTGAAGTTTTGTCCCCACGGAAGCCCCTTCTTTTTCTTACCAAACAAGCTGACTCAGTTTACAATGATCTCA GTATTGGCTCACCAGGAAAATTCGAGAGTTTGACCGACATAATTCATAACAAGATTGAAGAAACTGATGGACGCTTTCTAATTGGTCAGGAAGAGGAAAGAGAGCCTCCTCACTGGACAGCACTGTTTGATGGCTCCAGGTCAATGGTGGTGCAAAAGACTGTGCTGTCGCCTGGTAAAGACAACCCCCAGCTTATACCCAGTCCAAGCTTATCTAATGCCAAGAAGAGAAGAGCACCTCTGCCACCCCCTGACAAATTACCATTTGTCCATCCCACTGCCCACCCATCATGTCCTCCACCCTACCAGGAGAAAGAAAACTCCAACAAGGGGATCAGGTCTCGTACCGGGCGACCGTCCATGGATGCTAAATTCTCCGCCATCATTCAACAGTTACAGAAAAGCCATGCACCCTCTCGGAAAAATCCACCCTTAGCCCAGGTCGAGCCCGCTCAGAACCTTTACATTCCAGTCAAGATGGATACAGAGCTCAGCTTGTCTGAACATGGAGAAAAAGCAAGCACCCAGGTTCCTCAGCCACCTTTGGCTGCTCCGAGAAGTAAACTGAGGAAGTCGTTTAGAGAGAAGATAAAACCCAAAGCTTGGTGA